Proteins co-encoded in one Cupriavidus metallidurans CH34 genomic window:
- a CDS encoding MarR family transcriptional regulator: MELERQSLAVLQQFGRTYRAYAAAFEQRIGHPLPRWRILFALYGHEGPIAQKPLADRVGMDPGALTRQLKTLQEMGWVDRMTSERDNRMTNVTLSALGREIVDQAMPRRSAFLQDVLANVTETTMHNLSKGLVQLEAGIADAVARTQAERDAA, encoded by the coding sequence GTGGAACTGGAGCGACAAAGCCTGGCTGTCCTGCAGCAATTTGGCCGGACCTACCGGGCTTATGCTGCGGCATTTGAACAGCGAATCGGACACCCGTTGCCGCGTTGGCGCATTCTGTTCGCGTTGTATGGGCACGAAGGCCCGATTGCTCAGAAGCCGCTGGCCGATCGTGTCGGCATGGACCCCGGCGCGCTGACACGCCAGCTCAAGACGTTGCAGGAAATGGGTTGGGTCGACCGGATGACCAGCGAGCGCGACAACCGCATGACCAACGTCACGCTGAGCGCGCTTGGCCGCGAGATCGTTGACCAGGCAATGCCGCGCCGCTCGGCATTCCTGCAGGACGTGCTGGCCAACGTCACGGAAACGACGATGCACAACCTCTCGAAGGGGCTGGTTCAGCTCGAGGCGGGCATCGCCGACGCAGTCGCGCGCACGCAGGCGGAACGCGACGCCGCCTGA
- a CDS encoding cobyrinate a,c-diamide synthase — translation MLVAAPASGQGKTTVTAALARLHARQGRTVRVFKIGPDFLDPTLLAAASGAPVQSIDLWMTGEVDARQRLALAAQTADLILVEGVMGLHDGTPSSADVARCFRLPVLAVIQAGAMAQTFGAVAHGLATYGEPFHAMHVLANGVGSARHAEMLRDSLPHDIHWAGALARDDAAALPERHLGLFSADELPDLTARLDRMADALAALPLSHLPEPIVFPDTPTQQLPRLLEGRRIAIARDDAFRFIYPANVETLNALGAHITWFSPLRDAALPHCDALWLPGGYPELHAAALAANVPMHNAIRAAHAHGLPMLAECGGMMALFDNLVDKEGQTHRMAGLLPGTVTMQKRLAAIGHQAIELPTREGMVGQPVRGHTFHYSTTDTPLTPLLHARSPRDDGTGEAVYRSGSLTASYVHLYFPSNPTAIAALFGG, via the coding sequence TTGCTCGTTGCCGCCCCCGCATCGGGGCAGGGCAAGACCACGGTCACCGCCGCCTTGGCACGCCTTCATGCGCGGCAGGGCCGTACCGTGCGCGTATTCAAGATCGGGCCCGATTTCCTCGACCCGACGTTGCTTGCCGCCGCCAGCGGTGCTCCGGTGCAATCGATCGATCTCTGGATGACAGGGGAAGTCGATGCTCGCCAACGTCTTGCCCTGGCCGCGCAGACCGCGGATCTGATTCTTGTCGAAGGTGTCATGGGCCTGCACGATGGCACGCCGAGCAGTGCGGATGTCGCGCGATGCTTTAGACTGCCGGTCCTCGCCGTCATCCAGGCAGGCGCGATGGCGCAAACGTTCGGTGCCGTGGCCCACGGCCTGGCGACCTACGGCGAGCCATTTCACGCGATGCACGTGCTGGCGAATGGCGTCGGCAGCGCACGCCATGCCGAGATGCTGCGAGACAGCCTGCCGCATGACATCCACTGGGCCGGCGCGTTGGCCCGCGATGATGCGGCGGCGTTGCCGGAGCGGCATCTTGGCCTGTTCAGCGCCGACGAGCTTCCCGACCTTACCGCGCGACTGGATCGCATGGCGGATGCCTTGGCCGCACTGCCGCTATCGCACCTGCCAGAGCCGATCGTGTTTCCGGACACGCCTACGCAGCAATTGCCGCGCCTGCTGGAGGGCCGGCGCATCGCCATCGCGCGCGACGATGCCTTCCGGTTCATTTATCCGGCCAATGTGGAAACGTTGAACGCGCTCGGGGCGCATATCACATGGTTCTCGCCCTTGCGTGACGCGGCTTTGCCGCACTGTGACGCGCTATGGCTGCCCGGTGGCTACCCCGAACTGCACGCCGCCGCGCTCGCCGCGAATGTGCCGATGCACAACGCGATCCGCGCGGCGCACGCACACGGCCTGCCAATGCTGGCGGAGTGCGGCGGCATGATGGCGCTGTTCGACAACCTGGTGGACAAGGAAGGGCAAACCCATCGCATGGCCGGGCTGCTGCCCGGCACGGTGACGATGCAAAAACGACTGGCGGCAATCGGCCATCAGGCCATCGAGCTACCTACGAGGGAAGGCATGGTCGGCCAGCCGGTACGCGGACACACGTTTCACTACTCGACCACCGACACTCCGCTGACTCCGCTCCTGCACGCGCGGTCACCGCGCGATGATGGAACCGGGGAAGCTGTCTATCGGTCCGGGTCGCTTACCGCGTCCTACGTGCACCTGTACTTCCCTTCTAACCCAACGGCCATAGCGGCGTTGTTTGGCGGATAG
- a CDS encoding response regulator, with product MTLRILLADDHPVITAAIRARVQSSQTGWEVCGEATSATELQQQVDLLQPDVVVTDYHMPGPTELDGVRLITSLRRRHPSISVVVLTMITNPLVLRTILDVRVHGLLIKDSPLAEIMTAIGRAQRGFTYIGKSALRALAPTELRTMLPCGRDGEQRPSAREMEVLRLYLTGRTVTEIATTLCRSVKTISRQKNCAMQKLGVTNDRELFECVALQGMVLPRR from the coding sequence ATGACGTTGAGGATTTTGCTGGCCGACGACCACCCCGTCATTACGGCGGCAATCCGAGCCAGGGTACAGTCGTCGCAGACTGGCTGGGAAGTCTGCGGCGAAGCCACCAGTGCCACGGAGTTGCAGCAACAGGTCGATCTGCTCCAACCGGATGTGGTCGTGACCGACTACCACATGCCCGGACCCACCGAGCTCGATGGCGTGCGCCTGATCACGTCGCTGCGGCGACGGCACCCGTCGATATCCGTGGTGGTGCTCACCATGATCACGAATCCGCTCGTGCTACGCACGATACTGGATGTCCGCGTGCATGGGCTGTTGATCAAGGACAGTCCGCTGGCGGAAATCATGACCGCAATCGGGCGAGCCCAGCGCGGTTTTACCTACATCGGCAAGTCCGCGCTACGCGCGCTGGCACCCACCGAACTCCGGACGATGCTGCCATGCGGGCGCGATGGCGAGCAGCGTCCGTCCGCGCGCGAAATGGAGGTACTGCGGCTATACCTGACCGGCCGCACGGTAACCGAGATCGCGACCACGCTGTGCCGCAGCGTCAAGACCATCAGCCGGCAAAAGAACTGCGCCATGCAGAAGCTCGGCGTCACCAATGACCGCGAGCTGTTCGAGTGTGTGGCACTTCAGGGCATGGTCCTGCCACGGCGCTAA
- a CDS encoding LysR family transcriptional regulator: MRHVSTKLLHVFVLLMEYRDLNAVAACTQGRVPTVAYSLARLREITGDALFVKRNGALEPTPHALRLEQTARQILAKWNQLVQPSGEHAAQATRGRRISIGFSSSIGDPVITEILTALGERFPQDSFITRPVIADAALADSLDSGDLDCAFVVDGANVPDSVIPHSIMATPRRLISVTRTGSMDEVESDWILLQEDCDAASPLRGFLERQALAPGHRETVVPSWHTQITLLHAAGGICPVLDFNVPLVTRDRKARLLAPPSSFPAWAALHFWMPQESDDRNTLRDIMDVGASVLRDPLKAIDGRRQARQPARPLAVA; this comes from the coding sequence ATGCGGCACGTCAGCACGAAGCTATTGCATGTTTTCGTTCTGCTTATGGAGTATCGCGACCTCAATGCGGTTGCGGCTTGCACTCAAGGGCGCGTACCCACAGTGGCATATAGCCTGGCGCGATTGCGCGAAATCACCGGCGATGCCTTGTTCGTGAAACGAAATGGCGCGCTGGAACCCACGCCTCATGCGTTGCGACTCGAGCAGACCGCGCGTCAGATTCTGGCCAAATGGAATCAACTCGTGCAGCCAAGCGGGGAACATGCCGCCCAGGCAACCCGAGGCCGACGCATTTCGATCGGGTTTTCTTCGTCAATTGGCGATCCGGTCATTACCGAAATCCTGACCGCCCTGGGCGAACGCTTCCCGCAGGACAGCTTCATCACGCGGCCGGTCATTGCCGATGCGGCGCTGGCGGATAGCCTGGATAGCGGCGATCTCGACTGCGCCTTTGTCGTCGATGGCGCCAACGTGCCCGACTCGGTCATCCCACATAGCATCATGGCCACGCCGCGACGCCTGATCAGCGTCACGCGCACGGGGTCGATGGACGAAGTGGAAAGCGACTGGATCCTGCTGCAGGAAGACTGCGACGCCGCAAGTCCCCTACGTGGATTCCTGGAACGCCAGGCCCTTGCTCCCGGCCATCGCGAAACCGTGGTGCCGTCGTGGCATACCCAGATCACGCTGTTACATGCGGCAGGTGGTATCTGTCCGGTGCTCGACTTCAACGTGCCGCTCGTCACACGCGATCGGAAGGCGCGCCTGCTGGCGCCACCCAGCAGTTTCCCGGCCTGGGCCGCGCTTCATTTCTGGATGCCCCAGGAGTCTGATGACCGCAATACGCTCCGCGACATCATGGACGTCGGCGCCTCGGTATTGCGAGACCCTCTCAAGGCCATCGACGGACGCCGTCAGGCACGACAACCCGCCAGGCCTCTTGCAGTAGCCTGA
- a CDS encoding IS3-like element ISRme13 family transposase (programmed frameshift), protein MTSKTKRAQYTLEFKLEAVRLVKSGQSMAVVSATLGIRAQTLHNWVKAEREGKLTGAGMKPVSPEQMELARLRAEVARLKMERDIFKKSRSILCEGVGVRYAFIERNRRYWPVSVLCELLGVSPSGYHQRKQRTVSTDRPDRGRLSDDALLAHIKAIHAGVKGEYGWPRMWKELLARGVRVGKERVRKLMALHGIRARHKRKYIATTNSNHDLPVAPNLLQRDFSPAAPNQVWTSDITYVATAEGWLYLVVIIDLFSRQVVGWSMQPHMKAELVTDALRMAWFRRRPEAGVIVHTDRGSQYCSHLFQDALKAYGMRSSMSRRGDCWDNAPTESLWGSLKVARLHGRQFATRRAAMDEVIDWLGFYNASRLHSTLGYVSPMTFEKNWSAAQQHRAA, encoded by the exons ATGACAAGCAAGACAAAGCGGGCGCAGTACACGCTGGAATTCAAGCTGGAAGCGGTACGGCTGGTGAAGAGCGGGCAGAGCATGGCAGTGGTTAGCGCGACCCTGGGCATCAGAGCGCAGACGCTGCATAACTGGGTCAAGGCGGAGCGGGAAGGCAAGCTGACTGGTGCGGGTATGAAGCCGGTCAGCCCGGAGCAGATGGAGCTGGCCCGGCTTCGGGCGGAGGTGGCGCGCTTGAAGATGGAGCGCGATATTT TTAAAAAAAGCCGCAGCATACTTTGCGAAGGAGTCGGTGTGAGGTATGCGTTCATCGAGCGAAACCGACGTTACTGGCCGGTCTCGGTCCTGTGTGAGCTGTTAGGGGTCAGCCCCAGCGGCTATCACCAGCGCAAGCAACGCACAGTAAGCACCGACAGGCCAGATAGAGGCCGACTCAGTGACGATGCCTTGTTGGCCCACATCAAGGCGATTCACGCCGGGGTCAAGGGGGAGTACGGCTGGCCGCGCATGTGGAAGGAACTGCTGGCGCGTGGGGTGCGGGTGGGCAAGGAGCGTGTTCGCAAGCTGATGGCGCTGCACGGCATCCGTGCCCGCCACAAGCGCAAGTACATCGCGACAACCAACTCGAACCACGATTTGCCGGTGGCCCCCAATCTGCTGCAACGCGACTTTAGCCCAGCAGCACCCAATCAAGTCTGGACGAGCGACATAACCTATGTGGCGACCGCCGAAGGCTGGCTCTACCTGGTGGTCATCATCGACCTGTTCAGCCGGCAGGTGGTTGGCTGGTCGATGCAACCACACATGAAGGCCGAATTGGTCACGGACGCGCTGCGCATGGCCTGGTTCCGGCGCCGCCCGGAAGCCGGTGTGATTGTGCACACCGACCGGGGAAGCCAGTATTGCAGCCATCTGTTTCAAGACGCCCTGAAGGCGTATGGCATGCGCTCGTCAATGAGCCGCAGGGGCGATTGCTGGGACAACGCGCCGACTGAGAGTCTGTGGGGGTCGTTGAAGGTCGCTCGCCTGCACGGTCGCCAGTTCGCTACCCGCCGCGCCGCAATGGACGAGGTAATTGACTGGCTTGGCTTTTATAATGCCAGCCGACTCCACTCGACGCTGGGCTACGTCAGCCCCATGACGTTCGAGAAAAACTGGTCCGCAGCTCAGCAACACCGGGCTGCCTAA
- a CDS encoding transposase, with protein MRELCARYGFSDASFYGWRAKYGSKVRQHDPSDSRRLRQLEEENARLKSMLADALLKLELLRNRTGRHGDGKSH; from the coding sequence GTGCGGGAGCTCTGCGCGCGTTATGGCTTCAGCGATGCCTCGTTCTACGGTTGGCGGGCCAAGTATGGCAGCAAGGTACGGCAACACGACCCGTCCGACAGCCGCAGATTGCGTCAGTTGGAAGAGGAGAATGCGCGACTCAAGAGTATGCTTGCGGATGCACTGCTCAAACTTGAGTTGCTGCGCAATCGTACCGGCAGGCACGGCGATGGCAAAAGCCATTGA
- a CDS encoding DUF3300 domain-containing protein, translating into MFHLRRFLAWSFGLMLLAGASSALAQAKLDKPQLDQLLAPVALYPDALLSQVLMASTYPADVASAAEWSKSNQSLSGDAATKAVEGEPWDPSVKSLTAFPSVMDMMGRQPQWVESVGDAFLAQPDDVMDSVQRLRVQAQKAGTLKSNEQQKVVTQQSGGTTIVQIEPASPQVVYVPSYNPTVVYGAWPYPAYPPAYYPPPPGSVFATSLVAGIGFGLGVAAVNSMWGGFNWGSHDVNINVNRYNNINVNQRLDVNRSNVNWQHNPANRGNVPYRNQNVANRYDAQRQQGLANRPQGGQQRLGQAGGGVQNQQRLGQGGGGVQNQRDAERQRAAQSFQGRTGQSIPGHSAPNVNRQAGGQNPRPAGADRQRADQADARNRARDSNRNNAFSDAGNGDRMRQQANRGDRSGFQHNAGQVQQHSAPARSGGGIHGGGGGGGSGFHGGGGGGFQGGGHAGGAGAGGGHLGHGRR; encoded by the coding sequence ATGTTCCACTTGCGACGTTTCCTTGCCTGGTCGTTCGGGCTGATGTTGCTGGCCGGCGCAAGCAGCGCACTGGCGCAGGCCAAACTGGACAAGCCACAGCTTGACCAGCTGCTTGCACCGGTTGCGCTGTATCCCGATGCACTGCTGTCGCAGGTGCTCATGGCATCGACCTATCCGGCGGACGTGGCTTCCGCCGCGGAATGGTCGAAATCGAATCAGAGTCTTTCGGGTGATGCGGCCACCAAGGCCGTCGAAGGCGAGCCGTGGGACCCAAGCGTGAAGTCGCTCACCGCTTTTCCCTCCGTGATGGACATGATGGGACGCCAGCCGCAGTGGGTCGAGAGCGTGGGCGATGCGTTCCTGGCGCAGCCCGATGACGTGATGGACTCGGTGCAACGCCTGCGCGTACAGGCGCAGAAGGCGGGCACTCTCAAATCCAACGAGCAGCAAAAGGTGGTCACGCAGCAGAGCGGCGGCACCACCATCGTCCAGATCGAGCCCGCCAGTCCGCAGGTGGTGTACGTGCCGTCGTACAACCCGACCGTGGTCTACGGCGCATGGCCCTATCCCGCCTATCCGCCGGCCTACTACCCGCCGCCACCCGGATCGGTGTTCGCCACCTCGCTGGTGGCCGGCATTGGCTTCGGGCTTGGCGTGGCGGCTGTGAATTCGATGTGGGGCGGATTCAACTGGGGTAGCCACGACGTCAACATCAACGTCAATCGATACAACAACATCAACGTGAATCAGCGACTGGACGTCAATCGGTCCAACGTGAACTGGCAGCACAATCCCGCGAACCGTGGCAACGTGCCGTACCGGAATCAGAACGTTGCGAACCGCTACGACGCGCAGCGTCAGCAGGGGCTGGCCAATCGCCCGCAGGGTGGTCAGCAGCGCCTGGGTCAGGCAGGTGGTGGCGTGCAGAACCAGCAGCGTCTGGGTCAGGGCGGAGGCGGTGTGCAGAACCAGCGCGACGCAGAGCGTCAGCGTGCGGCCCAGTCGTTCCAGGGGCGTACCGGCCAGTCGATTCCCGGACATTCGGCGCCGAACGTGAATCGCCAGGCTGGCGGGCAGAATCCGCGGCCGGCTGGCGCGGATCGTCAACGTGCCGATCAGGCCGATGCGCGCAACCGTGCGCGTGACAGCAACCGCAATAACGCGTTCAGCGATGCAGGCAATGGTGACCGGATGCGTCAGCAGGCAAACCGGGGCGATCGCAGCGGCTTCCAACACAACGCGGGCCAGGTGCAGCAGCATTCCGCGCCGGCGAGATCTGGCGGGGGCATCCACGGCGGTGGTGGCGGTGGTGGTAGTGGCTTCCACGGCGGTGGTGGTGGCGGCTTCCAGGGCGGGGGCCATGCTGGTGGAGCAGGTGCGGGTGGCGGTCACCTTGGTCACGGCCGGAGGTAA
- a CDS encoding DUF2950 domain-containing protein, producing the protein MKRQSRFESMLRAGALAMLLSMSVPVLAQHVYPTPDAAADAFGDAVARSDPDALKQVLGANYEKLVPPGLSQNDIYDFLAAWASHHAVQPDGDKAARIEVGGSGWTFPVPLAKRKTGWQFDLAAGEQEMRRRRIGRNELVAMDTLLQLADAQQRYAEQIGNGKYAHQLVSTPGKTNGLYWPSASAENDSPLGPDALAMGPEVPPEEAFYGYRYRIIAPPKGSDAKFAFIAWPARYGDSGIHSFMVDSERRFYERDLGKSTGTRAGAMRAFSPEGWERAADR; encoded by the coding sequence ATGAAGCGTCAATCGAGGTTCGAATCCATGTTGCGTGCCGGCGCGTTGGCGATGCTGCTGAGCATGTCCGTTCCCGTTCTGGCCCAGCATGTCTATCCGACGCCGGATGCCGCAGCTGATGCGTTCGGCGATGCAGTGGCACGCAGTGACCCTGATGCGCTGAAGCAGGTGCTCGGCGCGAACTACGAGAAGCTGGTGCCGCCGGGGCTCAGCCAGAACGACATCTACGATTTCCTTGCCGCCTGGGCAAGCCATCATGCCGTCCAGCCCGATGGCGATAAGGCCGCACGTATCGAGGTGGGCGGTAGCGGCTGGACGTTCCCGGTTCCGCTGGCAAAGCGTAAAACCGGCTGGCAGTTCGATCTGGCTGCCGGCGAGCAGGAGATGCGGCGCCGTCGGATCGGGCGCAACGAACTCGTGGCGATGGATACGTTGCTGCAGCTCGCCGATGCCCAGCAGCGTTATGCGGAGCAGATTGGCAATGGCAAGTACGCCCATCAGCTCGTGAGTACGCCCGGCAAGACCAATGGGTTGTACTGGCCATCGGCATCGGCCGAGAATGATAGCCCGCTTGGACCGGATGCCTTGGCAATGGGCCCCGAGGTGCCGCCGGAGGAAGCGTTCTACGGCTATCGCTATCGGATCATCGCACCGCCGAAGGGCAGCGACGCCAAGTTCGCGTTCATCGCCTGGCCCGCGCGTTACGGTGATAGCGGCATCCACTCCTTCATGGTCGATAGCGAGCGCCGTTTCTACGAGCGAGACCTAGGCAAGAGTACCGGCACGCGCGCGGGTGCCATGCGAGCCTTTTCGCCCGAGGGTTGGGAGCGGGCTGCAGATCGCTGA
- a CDS encoding Crp/Fnr family transcriptional regulator, with translation MLPDRPALSPERKHLQAGEALFRQDQPVRAVYPLRHGGIKRMYESALGWRQLTGFMLPGDVAGLEPNDAPQFGTSAIALQASECCVVPLETAKRCEEDPAVHAALLALLHRDALRQRELLVTIGSMKAAQRLAMLLLDQAAEHRRRGTDGGEVMLAMTRNDIASYLGLTLETVSRLLSRFASVGLITVRHRQLRIVDEKGLSDVHAEADRITLRGPDPA, from the coding sequence TTGCTGCCCGACAGACCAGCATTAAGCCCCGAGCGCAAGCACCTGCAAGCCGGCGAGGCGCTATTCAGGCAGGACCAACCGGTACGCGCCGTCTACCCATTGCGCCACGGCGGCATCAAGCGGATGTACGAATCGGCACTTGGATGGCGGCAATTGACCGGCTTCATGCTCCCCGGTGACGTAGCCGGCCTCGAGCCGAATGACGCGCCGCAGTTCGGCACGAGCGCGATTGCCCTGCAGGCATCCGAATGCTGTGTGGTGCCACTGGAGACAGCGAAGCGCTGCGAGGAAGATCCGGCGGTTCACGCCGCCTTGCTCGCGCTACTTCACCGCGACGCCTTGCGGCAGCGCGAGTTGCTGGTGACCATCGGCTCAATGAAGGCCGCGCAGAGGCTGGCCATGCTATTGCTCGATCAGGCTGCGGAACACCGCCGCCGCGGCACCGACGGGGGAGAAGTCATGCTGGCGATGACTCGCAACGATATCGCCAGCTACCTGGGCCTGACGCTGGAGACGGTCTCGCGGCTTCTGTCCCGCTTTGCGTCCGTCGGGCTGATCACGGTGCGGCACCGTCAGCTTCGTATCGTCGACGAGAAAGGGCTGTCAGACGTCCACGCCGAAGCAGACCGCATCACGCTGCGCGGTCCGGATCCAGCTTAG
- a CDS encoding extracellular catalytic domain type 1 short-chain-length polyhydroxyalkanoate depolymerase translates to MAKSLSPDWDAQLRQIRRAQFQPAKQIRTWLERLELAPPATHRQRHTAPGEAGPAELPGNWQSLNLGLTPLPGELVPQLSYRLYIPSGAKGALPVVVMLHGCQQTPEALAAGTRMNALAEREGFMVAYPQQPLRRSVHRCWQWFDLAAGQGGREAQALALLIDELATRPDVRIGEIYLAGLSAGAAMAALVALRYPDKVAAVGLHSGVVIGAADSPRAGLRAMHEGSAIEPALLLDAAGVTPGGPAMPAIVLHGMADEAVHPINGRLLTQQFLAYNGLGGSLGGQIESANDAPLGKDGEVREARFGRWNRDLVRLVEVGGLGHAWSGGDATVPYHSSIGPDASWLIWQFLRQHKRAA, encoded by the coding sequence ATGGCCAAAAGCCTCTCTCCGGACTGGGATGCGCAGCTTCGACAAATTCGTCGCGCGCAGTTTCAGCCCGCGAAACAAATTCGTACATGGCTGGAGCGTCTGGAACTGGCGCCCCCAGCCACTCATCGCCAGCGCCACACCGCGCCAGGCGAGGCCGGGCCGGCTGAATTGCCAGGCAACTGGCAGTCGCTGAATCTGGGCCTGACGCCGTTACCCGGCGAACTGGTCCCGCAACTCTCGTACCGCCTCTATATCCCGTCCGGCGCCAAGGGCGCATTGCCTGTCGTGGTGATGCTGCACGGATGTCAGCAAACGCCTGAAGCCCTGGCGGCTGGCACGCGCATGAACGCGCTGGCCGAGCGCGAAGGATTCATGGTGGCTTATCCGCAGCAGCCATTGCGGCGCTCCGTGCATCGGTGCTGGCAGTGGTTCGACCTCGCGGCCGGGCAGGGCGGGCGCGAAGCACAGGCGCTGGCACTGCTGATCGACGAACTGGCAACCCGGCCCGACGTACGTATCGGCGAGATCTACCTTGCCGGGTTGTCGGCCGGTGCCGCGATGGCGGCTCTGGTGGCGTTGCGCTACCCGGACAAGGTCGCTGCCGTGGGATTGCACTCCGGTGTGGTGATCGGTGCGGCCGATTCGCCCCGGGCGGGCCTGAGGGCGATGCACGAGGGCTCGGCGATCGAGCCCGCGCTATTGCTCGATGCTGCTGGCGTGACGCCCGGCGGTCCGGCCATGCCGGCCATCGTGTTGCACGGCATGGCGGACGAAGCGGTGCATCCGATCAACGGGCGTTTGTTGACGCAGCAGTTCCTGGCCTACAACGGCCTGGGTGGCAGCCTCGGCGGACAGATCGAAAGCGCTAACGATGCGCCGCTGGGCAAGGATGGCGAAGTTCGCGAAGCGCGCTTTGGCCGCTGGAATCGCGATCTGGTCCGACTGGTGGAAGTGGGGGGGCTGGGTCATGCCTGGAGTGGCGGCGATGCCACGGTACCGTACCACAGCAGCATCGGCCCGGATGCGAGCTGGCTGATATGGCAATTTCTCCGTCAGCACAAGCGGGCGGCGTGA
- a CDS encoding MFS transporter, translated as MSTSSSTAGASGAQGGHAARPLTGQDYKTLALAALGGALEFYDFIIFVFFAKVIGQLFFPASVPDWLRMLQTFGIFAAGYLARPLGGIIMAHFGDLLGRKKMFTLSILLMSVPTLLMGLLPTYASVGLLAPMALLVLRILQGAAVGGEVPGAWVFVSEHVPRRHVGYACGTLTAGLTAGILLGSLVATGINAVFDPQELVDHGWRVPFVLGGVFGVGSMYLRRWLHETPVFAELQQRKALAAELPLKTVVRDHRGAVVISMLLTWMLSAGIVVVILLTPTYLQTLYGFDARTALVANSAATLCLSIGCVVAGILADRIGARLTLSIGGALLAATACVLYTTIGTRPDLLLPLYALAGFFVGTIGAVPYVLVHAFPAQVRFSGLSFSYNVSYAIFGGLTPVIVSLMLKNDSLAPAHYVVGVCIMGIVTALFVRKRHA; from the coding sequence ATGTCCACCTCCAGCAGTACTGCCGGGGCTTCGGGTGCGCAAGGCGGCCATGCCGCTCGCCCGCTGACCGGTCAGGATTACAAGACGCTCGCGCTTGCCGCACTTGGCGGCGCGCTCGAGTTCTACGATTTCATTATTTTTGTTTTCTTCGCCAAGGTCATTGGCCAGTTATTCTTCCCGGCATCCGTGCCGGACTGGCTGCGCATGCTGCAGACCTTCGGCATCTTCGCGGCCGGCTACCTGGCACGCCCGCTGGGCGGCATCATCATGGCGCACTTCGGTGACCTGCTCGGCCGCAAGAAAATGTTTACGTTGTCGATTCTGCTGATGTCGGTACCGACGCTGCTGATGGGCCTTCTGCCGACCTACGCTTCGGTGGGCCTGCTGGCGCCGATGGCGCTGCTGGTGCTGCGCATCCTGCAGGGTGCCGCCGTGGGCGGCGAAGTCCCCGGCGCATGGGTGTTCGTGTCCGAACACGTGCCCCGGCGTCACGTCGGATATGCCTGCGGCACGCTGACTGCAGGTCTGACGGCCGGCATCCTGCTCGGCTCGCTGGTAGCCACAGGCATCAACGCCGTATTCGATCCGCAGGAACTCGTTGACCATGGCTGGCGCGTGCCGTTCGTGCTGGGCGGCGTGTTCGGTGTCGGCTCGATGTACCTGCGCCGCTGGCTCCATGAAACCCCGGTCTTCGCGGAACTGCAGCAACGCAAGGCGCTGGCCGCCGAACTGCCGCTCAAGACGGTCGTGCGCGACCACCGCGGCGCCGTTGTCATCTCGATGCTGCTCACGTGGATGCTGTCCGCTGGCATCGTGGTGGTGATCCTGCTGACGCCGACCTACCTCCAGACGCTGTACGGCTTCGACGCCCGCACCGCGCTGGTGGCCAACAGCGCCGCAACGCTGTGCCTGTCGATCGGCTGCGTGGTGGCCGGCATCCTGGCTGACCGCATTGGCGCGCGCCTGACACTTTCGATCGGTGGCGCACTGCTGGCTGCCACGGCCTGCGTGCTGTACACGACGATCGGCACCCGTCCCGACCTGCTGCTGCCGCTGTACGCCCTGGCCGGCTTCTTCGTCGGCACGATTGGCGCCGTGCCTTACGTGCTGGTGCACGCGTTCCCAGCGCAAGTGCGGTTCTCCGGGCTGTCCTTCTCGTACAACGTCTCGTACGCGATCTTCGGCGGACTGACGCCGGTGATCGTCTCGCTGATGCTCAAGAATGATTCGCTGGCCCCGGCCCACTATGTGGTTGGCGTCTGCATCATGGGTATCGTGACGGCGCTGTTCGTACGCAAGCGGCACGCCTGA